One window of the Salvia splendens isolate huo1 chromosome 1, SspV2, whole genome shotgun sequence genome contains the following:
- the LOC121794440 gene encoding CRS2-associated factor 1, mitochondrial-like, which yields MATHLSRLLRRKIPPEIAIFSTRRSLSTNAASPSSKLHSVYNFISPPSLHPHPPDNSSNSKPVPESRTRKRSKPPYRPPSSLDQPDRPIKSELPFDFQFSYTESNTNVRPIGLREPKYSPFGPGRVDRVWTGVCAPAVDPKVGSAGVDGELEEKRREMREMVLGEPLTNAERKAIVERFQRPKAKMQINLGRDGLTHNMLDVIHNHWKHAEAVRIKCMGVPTVDMKNVCAQLEDKTFGKIIHRHGGQLILYRGRHYKPSKRPVVPLMLWKPQEPVYPRLIKTTIEGLSIEETKEMRKTGLSVPALTRLAKNGYYGSLVPMVRDAFLSDELLRIDCKGLPRSDYKKIGCKLKDLVPCILVTFEKEQIVIWRGRNYKPTEGGYFLTERESFDNPNDSASDEAGFDSGDSDNESSTQT from the exons ATGGCAACCCATCTCAGCCGTCTCCTTCGCCGTAAAATACCGCCGGAAATAGCGATTTTCTCCACGCGCCGCTCTCTCTCGACAAACGCTGCCTCGCCCTCTTCGAAGCTCCACTCGGTGTACAACTTCATCTCCCCTCCCTCTCTCCACCCGCACCCGCCCGATAATAGCTCCAATTCTAAACCCGTACCCGAATCCCGGACCCGGAAACGATCCAAACCCCCTTACCGCCCGCCGTCGTCGCTGGATCAACCCGACCGCCCGATCAAATCCGAGCTGCCTTTTGATTTCCAGTTCAGCTACACCGAAAGCAACACGAATGTCCGGCCAATCGGTCTCAGGGAACCCAAATATTCGCCTTTCGGGCCGGGCCGAGTGGACCGGGTATGGACCGGTGTTTGTGCCCCCGCTGTGGACCCGAAAGTGGGGTCTGCAGGAGTTGATGGTGAATTGGaggagaagaggagagagaTGAGGGAAATGGTTCTGGGTGAGCCTTTGACTAATGCTGAGAGGAAGGCCATTGTTGAGAGGTTTCAGAGGCCTAAAGCCAAGATGCAGATTAATTTGG GGAGGGATGGATTAACACACAACATGCTGGATGTTATTCATAATCACTGGAAACATGCTGAAGCCGTTAGGATAAAGTGTATGGGAGTACCTACTGTCGATATGAAAAATGTATGCGCTCAGTTGGAG GACAAAACATTCGGGAAGATTATCCATAGACATGGTGGCCAGCTTATACTTTACAGAGGTAGACATTATAAGCCAAGCAAAAGGCCTGTGGTTCCACTTATGCTGTGGAAGCCTCAAGAGCCTGTGTATCCAAGGCTTATAAAAACTACCATTGAAGGCTTAAGCATCGAGGAAACAAAAGAGATGAGGAAAACAGGGCTATCTGTCCCTGCCTTGACTAGACTTG CTAAAAATGGCTATTATGGAAGTCTTGTACCCATGGTTCGCGATGCTTTTCTTTCTGATGAGCTGCTCCGGATAGACTGTAAAGGCCTCCCTAGAAGTGATTACAAAAAAATTGGCTGCAAGCTGAAG GACTTAGTTCCTTGCATCCTCGTTACGTTTGAGAAGGAGCAGATTGTCATATGGAGGGGTAGAAACTATAAGCCAACAGAGGGTGGTTACTTTCTAACAGAAAGGGAATCATTCGACAATCCAAACGACAGTGCATCAGATGAGGCTGGTTTTGATTCCGGTGATTCTGACAATGAGTCATCAACACAAACATGA